Proteins from one Terriglobus sp. RCC_193 genomic window:
- the glgC gene encoding glucose-1-phosphate adenylyltransferase, whose product MKDTLGVLLAGGAGERLFPLTKERAKPAVPFGGQYRIIDITLSNCINSGLRKVYIMTQYKALSLNRHIREGWGTVVANELGEFIEILPPMQRVNKSWYQGTADAVYQNIYSIGSEEPKHVIILSGDHIYKMNYGLMMDQHVQSGAACTIATLPVDPGEVAGFGVVEVSSSGEVIGFQEKPKSTNIRSPFNPEKVDASMGIYIFNTDVLLPELMVDAEKTDSKHDFGHNILPSLLGRYKVSAYNFVDENRKEALYWRDVGTLDSFYEANLDIASVSPIFNLYDRDWPMRTRPTQYPPAKFVFGEMGRTGMAINSVISPGCVISGSAVRGSVLSQDVRVNSFSDIDSSVIFNHVNIGRHCRIRRAIIDRDAHIPDGTVIGYDSNEDRKKYHVTPSGITVVTRDITPYENPVSPEFMQTR is encoded by the coding sequence ATGAAAGATACGCTTGGAGTATTGCTGGCGGGGGGCGCTGGCGAACGTCTGTTTCCGCTGACCAAGGAACGCGCAAAGCCCGCGGTCCCATTCGGCGGGCAATATCGCATCATCGACATCACGCTCTCAAACTGCATCAACAGTGGCCTGCGCAAGGTCTACATCATGACGCAGTACAAGGCGCTGAGCCTGAATCGCCACATCCGCGAAGGCTGGGGCACGGTCGTGGCGAATGAACTGGGTGAGTTCATTGAAATTCTGCCGCCCATGCAGCGTGTAAACAAGAGCTGGTATCAGGGCACGGCAGATGCGGTGTATCAGAACATTTATTCCATTGGCTCGGAAGAGCCAAAGCACGTGATCATCCTCTCCGGCGACCATATCTACAAGATGAACTATGGCCTGATGATGGATCAGCATGTGCAGAGCGGTGCGGCATGCACCATTGCCACGCTGCCGGTCGATCCCGGCGAAGTAGCGGGCTTCGGTGTGGTGGAAGTGTCCAGCAGCGGTGAGGTGATCGGCTTCCAGGAGAAGCCGAAGAGCACCAACATCCGGTCACCCTTCAACCCAGAGAAGGTGGATGCTTCCATGGGCATTTACATCTTCAATACGGACGTGTTGCTGCCGGAACTAATGGTGGACGCGGAGAAGACCGATTCCAAGCACGATTTCGGTCACAACATCCTGCCGAGTCTGCTGGGGCGCTACAAAGTTTCTGCGTATAACTTCGTCGACGAGAACCGTAAAGAGGCTCTCTACTGGCGTGACGTGGGTACGCTGGACTCGTTCTACGAGGCGAATCTGGATATCGCGTCGGTAAGTCCTATCTTCAACCTCTATGATCGTGACTGGCCCATGCGGACGCGGCCCACACAGTATCCTCCGGCGAAGTTTGTCTTCGGCGAGATGGGACGCACGGGCATGGCGATCAACTCCGTGATTTCGCCTGGCTGCGTGATCTCCGGGTCTGCGGTGCGCGGAAGCGTGCTTTCGCAGGATGTGCGTGTGAACTCGTTCTCAGATATCGATTCGTCCGTGATCTTCAACCACGTGAATATCGGCCGCCACTGTCGTATTCGCCGCGCCATTATTGATCGTGACGCACATATTCCGGATGGCACGGTCATTGGCTATGACAGCAACGAAGATCGCAAGAAGTATCACGTTACGCCGAGTGGCATTACCGTGGTGACGCGCGACATCACGCCGTATGAAAACCCGGTAAGCCCGGAGTTCATGCAGACGCGGTAA
- a CDS encoding MarR family winged helix-turn-helix transcriptional regulator — protein MQTMHESETSETHFTSAASLWLVMMKAYRSMEAYIESTVAAQDIGLSDFMIMEALMHKGPMSMSQIGEKVLLANPSMTAAVDRLEKLGYVSRCSGTTDKRVRTVDLTKEGRRVIRRIFAQHELDLEEVMAGVCATMRGPVREALKKIGLAAKAKTVARS, from the coding sequence ATGCAGACGATGCACGAATCCGAAACGAGCGAAACGCACTTTACATCGGCAGCCAGCCTATGGCTCGTGATGATGAAGGCGTACCGTTCCATGGAGGCGTATATCGAAAGCACCGTGGCGGCGCAGGACATCGGTCTGAGCGACTTCATGATCATGGAGGCCCTGATGCACAAGGGACCCATGAGCATGTCGCAGATCGGTGAGAAGGTGCTGCTGGCGAATCCCTCCATGACTGCTGCGGTCGACCGGCTGGAGAAGCTGGGGTATGTTTCGCGATGTAGCGGCACAACGGACAAGCGTGTCCGTACTGTGGACCTGACCAAAGAGGGCCGCAGGGTGATCCGCCGCATCTTCGCGCAGCATGAACTGGATCTGGAAGAGGTCATGGCGGGTGTCTGCGCGACCATGCGCGGGCCGGTGCGCGAGGCCTTGAAGAAGATCGGTCTTGCGGCCAAGGCGAAGACCGTAGCACGGTCCTGA
- a CDS encoding alpha/beta hydrolase encodes MSPVYTAGEPLKEAAGAVVLLHGRGSSAGDILGLSRAFMDMKLAFVAPQAAGNVWYPQRFIAPREMNEPDLSSALTKVKRVVDGLVGSGIPTARIVIAGFSQGACLASEFVASNPARYAGLIAFTGGLIGPLGSDLHHDGDLAGTPALFLCGDPDPHIPFVRVEESVEELKRMGAEVSLHRYPGKPHNVSAEELEQARILLQKVFSQNSTN; translated from the coding sequence TTGAGCCCGGTTTACACGGCAGGCGAGCCTCTGAAGGAGGCCGCAGGAGCCGTTGTGCTGCTGCATGGCCGCGGCAGCAGCGCGGGAGACATTCTGGGGCTGTCGCGCGCTTTTATGGATATGAAGTTGGCGTTCGTTGCGCCGCAGGCTGCGGGCAATGTCTGGTATCCGCAGCGATTCATTGCGCCACGCGAAATGAATGAGCCGGATCTTTCTTCGGCTTTGACAAAGGTGAAGCGTGTCGTCGATGGGCTTGTGGGCAGTGGTATTCCCACAGCGCGCATTGTCATTGCAGGTTTTTCACAGGGTGCATGCCTGGCGTCGGAGTTCGTGGCGTCCAATCCTGCGCGGTATGCGGGTTTGATCGCTTTTACTGGCGGCTTGATTGGGCCGCTAGGAAGCGATCTGCATCACGACGGCGATCTGGCAGGCACGCCCGCATTATTTTTATGCGGCGACCCTGATCCGCACATACCTTTTGTGCGTGTGGAGGAGTCTGTAGAAGAGCTGAAGCGGATGGGCGCGGAAGTTTCATTACATCGTTATCCTGGAAAACCGCACAACGTAAGCGCGGAAGAACTGGAGCAGGCGCGTATCCTTCTCCAGAAGGTTTTTTCGCAGAATTCAACGAACTAG
- a CDS encoding VOC family protein: MATERAKIQGLHHVTAIASDPQRNLDFYTQVLGLRLVKKTVNFDDPGTYHFYFGDDAGTPGTILTFFPWPGARRGLAGAGEVTHTAFSVPTASIPYWEKRLTEEGVLVEHTGLRFNGAEDVLTFADPDGMKLEIVGHADAPAATKVPRYADVPAEHSIRGFFGVTMLHRSEKATADTLAWMGFAETGRDGDRIRYAAPEGAALGNHMDVVVNPNAGYGRSGAGSVHHIAFRTPDDASQLAWREEILKHLPVTTVQDRDYFHSIYFREPGGVLFEMATDLPGFAIDEPVETLGEALRVPKMHQGLLDQIERRLMPVELKQSSKTAVTA, from the coding sequence ATGGCTACCGAACGGGCGAAGATCCAAGGGCTGCATCATGTGACGGCGATTGCTTCTGATCCGCAGCGCAACTTGGATTTCTATACGCAGGTGTTGGGTCTGCGGCTGGTGAAGAAGACCGTGAATTTTGATGATCCGGGGACGTATCACTTTTATTTTGGTGACGATGCCGGCACGCCGGGGACGATCCTTACGTTCTTCCCCTGGCCGGGTGCACGTCGTGGACTTGCAGGCGCGGGTGAAGTGACGCACACGGCATTCTCTGTGCCGACGGCTTCCATCCCTTACTGGGAGAAGCGGCTTACGGAGGAGGGCGTTCTGGTGGAACACACCGGTCTGCGCTTTAACGGCGCGGAAGATGTGCTGACGTTTGCTGATCCGGATGGCATGAAGCTGGAGATTGTGGGTCATGCAGATGCTCCTGCGGCGACGAAAGTACCGCGGTATGCGGACGTGCCTGCGGAACACAGCATTCGCGGCTTCTTTGGCGTGACCATGCTGCACCGCAGTGAAAAGGCGACGGCAGATACGCTGGCATGGATGGGCTTCGCTGAAACTGGCCGCGATGGTGACCGCATTCGTTATGCAGCGCCAGAAGGTGCGGCATTGGGCAACCACATGGATGTGGTGGTGAACCCAAATGCTGGTTATGGACGTAGCGGTGCGGGGTCGGTGCATCACATCGCGTTCCGCACGCCGGATGATGCCTCGCAGCTTGCATGGAGAGAGGAGATTCTGAAGCATCTGCCGGTGACCACGGTGCAGGATCGCGATTACTTCCACTCCATCTACTTCCGCGAGCCGGGTGGTGTGTTGTTTGAGATGGCGACGGATCTTCCGGGCTTTGCGATTGATGAGCCGGTGGAGACACTTGGGGAGGCGCTGCGTGTACCGAAGATGCACCAGGGGCTGCTTGATCAGATTGAACGCCGGTTGATGCCGGTGGAATTGAAGCAGTCGTCGAAGACGGCGGTGACGGCGTAA
- a CDS encoding GH92 family glycosyl hydrolase: MVRFCKRFVFCLSLFCALSAVAQKDVVNEVNPLIGTGSGPIGYGGTMPFVTAPFGMTNWTPQTRQNRLSVTSYEYSDKTIQGFMGTHQAAIWMGDFGYVTLMPEIGALKTTPEARALAYDHAHETTHPDFYSVDMKTQDGKTIHAEMTATERCAYLRFTFPAGVEPRILLEASRPKIDGKVSITNGEITGQNPHRIDNNLGPFALPNFSGYFVAQFHQHTTGGDTYGLNTAAAHGASVTFAKTTAPTVIEMRIGTSFLSIDQARENIAKEIPTWNFATTRQKLHATWQQKLGNLTIAGATQDERTTAYTALYHALLYPRVFSEYGRYYSAFDDTVHNGSSYTDYSTWDTFRAEHSLLTLVAPERIDGMITALLQDYKEGGWMPKWPNPSYTNIMIGTHADSMVAEAIRKGFHGFDRELAWKAVYKDAMSPPDGDTTRRWLDREEHTPYEARAGLTYYKQLGFIPTDKTDEATSRTLEDSYDDWCVAQVAKAVGRMDDYRFFLKRSLNDRNLFDKTNNLMRGKTSDGKWAPLGGSKDTNGNRSVSGWTEGDAWVYTWSPFHDIAGVERLMGGAEIASKQIDQHFAGNHNVHKNEPSHHYGYLYDFTGQPWKTQARVREIAYKEYANQPAGLDGDDDCGQMSAWYLFTALGMYPVNPASGDYMIGSPMYGRMSLKLANGKTFTVIADNNSRSNVYIQSATLNVKPLDKPVITWKQIQSGTTLHVIMGAKPSRWASAWRPSFPEDAL; the protein is encoded by the coding sequence ATGGTCCGGTTTTGCAAACGATTCGTCTTCTGCCTGTCGCTGTTCTGCGCTCTCTCCGCAGTCGCTCAAAAAGATGTTGTCAATGAAGTGAATCCACTCATCGGTACGGGCAGCGGCCCCATCGGTTACGGCGGCACCATGCCCTTTGTGACCGCGCCCTTCGGCATGACGAATTGGACCCCGCAGACGCGACAGAACCGCCTCAGCGTTACCAGCTACGAGTACAGTGACAAGACCATCCAGGGCTTCATGGGCACGCACCAGGCCGCCATCTGGATGGGCGACTTCGGCTACGTCACCCTGATGCCTGAGATCGGCGCATTGAAAACCACACCCGAAGCCCGCGCGCTCGCCTACGACCATGCACATGAAACCACGCATCCAGACTTCTACAGCGTGGACATGAAGACGCAGGACGGCAAAACCATACACGCCGAGATGACCGCGACTGAGCGTTGCGCCTACCTGCGCTTCACCTTCCCTGCTGGCGTGGAACCGCGCATTCTGCTGGAAGCGTCACGCCCAAAGATTGACGGCAAAGTCAGCATCACCAATGGCGAAATCACCGGCCAGAACCCGCACCGTATCGACAACAACCTTGGACCATTCGCTCTGCCAAACTTCAGCGGCTACTTCGTTGCGCAGTTCCACCAGCACACCACCGGCGGCGACACCTATGGCCTGAACACAGCCGCTGCCCACGGAGCCTCTGTCACCTTTGCTAAGACAACCGCGCCTACCGTGATTGAAATGCGCATCGGTACCTCGTTCCTCAGCATCGATCAGGCGCGCGAGAACATCGCCAAAGAAATTCCCACATGGAATTTCGCCACCACACGCCAGAAGCTCCACGCTACATGGCAACAGAAGTTAGGCAACTTAACCATTGCAGGCGCCACGCAGGACGAGCGCACCACAGCCTACACCGCGCTGTATCATGCGCTGCTGTATCCACGCGTGTTCTCGGAATATGGCCGCTATTACAGCGCCTTTGACGACACCGTTCACAACGGCTCGTCGTACACGGACTACTCCACGTGGGATACCTTCCGCGCAGAACACAGCCTGCTGACACTCGTCGCACCGGAACGTATTGACGGCATGATTACCGCGCTGCTGCAGGATTACAAAGAGGGCGGATGGATGCCCAAGTGGCCCAATCCCAGCTACACCAACATCATGATCGGCACGCACGCCGACAGCATGGTGGCGGAAGCCATCCGCAAAGGCTTCCACGGCTTTGATCGTGAACTGGCATGGAAGGCCGTCTACAAAGACGCCATGTCACCGCCCGATGGCGACACCACACGCCGCTGGCTGGACCGTGAAGAGCACACTCCCTATGAGGCGCGCGCTGGCCTGACCTACTACAAGCAGCTTGGCTTTATCCCCACCGATAAGACCGACGAAGCCACCAGCCGCACATTGGAAGACAGCTATGACGACTGGTGCGTGGCGCAAGTGGCGAAAGCGGTTGGCCGCATGGACGACTACCGCTTCTTCCTGAAGCGCTCATTGAACGACCGCAACCTTTTCGACAAGACCAACAACCTGATGCGCGGCAAAACCTCTGACGGCAAGTGGGCACCGCTTGGCGGCAGTAAAGACACCAACGGCAACCGCAGCGTCTCCGGATGGACTGAAGGCGACGCATGGGTCTACACGTGGTCGCCCTTCCATGACATCGCCGGAGTGGAAAGGCTGATGGGCGGCGCAGAGATCGCCAGCAAGCAGATTGATCAGCACTTCGCAGGTAACCACAACGTCCATAAGAACGAACCCAGCCACCACTACGGCTACCTGTATGACTTCACCGGCCAGCCCTGGAAGACGCAGGCCAGGGTCCGTGAAATTGCATACAAGGAATACGCCAACCAACCCGCGGGTCTGGACGGTGACGATGACTGCGGCCAGATGTCCGCGTGGTACCTGTTCACCGCACTCGGCATGTATCCGGTAAATCCCGCCAGCGGCGACTACATGATCGGCAGCCCCATGTACGGCCGCATGAGCCTCAAACTGGCCAATGGCAAGACCTTCACCGTCATCGCAGATAACAACAGCCGCAGCAACGTCTACATCCAGTCCGCCACACTGAACGTCAAGCCGCTGGACAAGCCCGTCATCACATGGAAACAGATCCAGTCCGGCACCACGCTTCACGTCATCATGGGGGCAAAGCCCTCCAGGTGGGCGTCTGCATGGCGTCCATCGTTTCCGGAAGATGCCTTGTGA
- the gcvH gene encoding glycine cleavage system protein GcvH, which yields MSYPANYRYTKEHEWIEVNGNEATVGITEHAQSLLGDIVFVDLPKTGTQLAHKASFGSVESVKAVSDVYAPVSGTVTAANEELANAPEKINEDANNTWLIKLTLKDASELDGLLDAAAYEAFVAEETH from the coding sequence ATGAGCTATCCGGCAAACTACCGCTACACCAAGGAACACGAGTGGATTGAGGTCAACGGCAACGAAGCCACCGTGGGCATCACCGAACACGCGCAAAGCCTGCTTGGCGACATTGTTTTCGTCGATCTGCCAAAGACAGGCACGCAGCTGGCCCATAAGGCATCTTTCGGTTCGGTAGAAAGCGTGAAGGCGGTCAGCGACGTGTATGCCCCCGTCTCAGGCACCGTGACCGCGGCGAACGAAGAGCTTGCCAACGCACCGGAAAAGATCAACGAAGACGCGAACAATACCTGGCTCATCAAGCTCACGCTGAAGGACGCATCCGAGTTGGATGGTCTGCTGGACGCCGCCGCATACGAAGCTTTCGTAGCGGAAGAAACGCACTAA
- the gcvPA gene encoding aminomethyl-transferring glycine dehydrogenase subunit GcvPA translates to MRYLPKSPADRAAMLQEIGAASIDDLFDSVPAEFRLTRDLNVPRQHSEHEVIEAFKVFANQNATGYSSFLGAGAYHHYRPVLIDTVVSRGEFLTSYTPYQPEIAQGTLQALFEFQTMICELTGMDLANASMYDGSTGAAEAVMMAVRVTGRNGAVIARTVHPEYREVLATYAQHQGIPQTEVGYTTDGRVDYAALDAAITSDTACVLIQSPNFFGTIEDVAKIAEIAHAKGALLIVSIAEAVSLGIVKPPKEADIVSMEAQSFGVPVGYGGPYCGVIAAKEKFLRQMPGRLCGQTVDQNGDRGFVLTLSTREQHIRREKATSNICTNQSLVALMVTVFLTVYGKGLQELAEQNLAKAYFTAQSLEKSGAKLLFAGAPRFNEFVITTPKSADATNTALLKEKIIGGLSLSKWYPELGENASLWCATELTTRQEIDAVAAALSKA, encoded by the coding sequence ATGCGTTACCTTCCTAAGTCGCCCGCCGACCGGGCCGCCATGCTCCAGGAGATTGGCGCTGCTTCCATCGACGACCTGTTTGATTCCGTCCCCGCCGAATTTCGCCTCACACGTGATCTGAACGTTCCCCGCCAGCACTCGGAGCACGAAGTCATTGAAGCGTTCAAGGTCTTCGCAAACCAGAACGCTACGGGATACTCATCGTTCCTGGGCGCGGGTGCCTATCATCACTATCGCCCGGTGCTGATTGACACGGTCGTTTCACGCGGCGAGTTTCTCACCAGCTATACGCCCTATCAGCCGGAAATCGCGCAGGGCACGCTGCAGGCGCTCTTTGAGTTCCAGACCATGATCTGCGAACTCACCGGCATGGACCTGGCGAATGCCTCCATGTACGACGGCAGCACCGGCGCGGCAGAAGCCGTGATGATGGCGGTGCGCGTCACTGGTCGCAATGGCGCTGTCATCGCACGCACCGTACATCCGGAATACCGCGAAGTGCTGGCCACCTACGCGCAGCACCAGGGCATTCCGCAGACGGAAGTGGGTTACACCACCGATGGACGCGTGGATTATGCCGCGCTGGATGCCGCCATCACCAGCGACACCGCCTGCGTACTCATCCAGTCGCCCAACTTCTTCGGCACCATTGAAGATGTCGCAAAGATCGCGGAAATCGCGCACGCCAAGGGTGCTCTGCTCATCGTCTCTATCGCTGAAGCGGTTTCACTCGGCATCGTAAAGCCGCCGAAGGAAGCCGACATCGTCTCGATGGAAGCGCAGAGCTTCGGCGTTCCCGTGGGCTACGGCGGCCCGTATTGCGGTGTCATCGCTGCAAAAGAAAAGTTCCTGCGCCAGATGCCCGGACGTCTCTGCGGCCAAACCGTGGACCAGAACGGCGACCGCGGTTTCGTGCTGACACTCTCCACACGCGAGCAGCACATCCGCCGCGAGAAGGCCACCAGCAACATCTGCACCAACCAGTCGCTCGTCGCGCTGATGGTCACGGTCTTCCTAACCGTTTACGGCAAAGGCCTGCAGGAACTGGCAGAGCAGAACCTGGCCAAGGCGTACTTCACCGCGCAGTCGCTGGAAAAGAGCGGCGCGAAGCTGCTGTTTGCTGGCGCACCGCGCTTCAACGAGTTCGTCATCACCACGCCAAAATCCGCAGACGCCACCAACACGGCATTGCTGAAAGAGAAGATCATCGGCGGCCTCTCGCTGTCGAAGTGGTATCCGGAGCTTGGTGAAAATGCATCGCTGTGGTGCGCCACGGAACTGACCACGCGCCAGGAAATCGACGCAGTAGCGGCAGCACTCAGCAAGGCGTAA